A stretch of DNA from Saccharomycodes ludwigii strain NBRC 1722 chromosome I, whole genome shotgun sequence:
tttattttccatGTAATGATGTTAGAAAGGAGAGGAGGGGGGGGGGATATTAATGACCAATAAAAGGGAACAGTtgtagaaaataaataaaaaagaacaattgtagaaaataaataaaaaagaaaaaaaagtttgtttAATAGGTTTTATTccaaattatatatatatatatatatatattgtgtctaatatatatattttttttttattatttattcttcTAATTCCAAGTATTTATCTTAAAAATTCCTTTGTAggttttcaaataaatatatatatatatatatatatatactccTAACTTCcatcatttatttattagatATCTGAACCTTTTGAAGTTTACATAAAAAAGCATGTAAATAATGGAGGATATAGGactctttttgttttataattgTGAATTCCCATTCGTGGAAGATTCTATAACATCCCTTGGTTGATGAAATTGAACATACCCACCTAATCCACTCctagtattgttattattagaaccattattattgttattgttatcataGTAGTAGACACGTGACTGGcggttattattattattattagtattgttgttgttgttactattattattcaagtATCCATTATGATGATGGTGTTGCTGATTATAGCTTCcgttgctattattataatagcTTCTCCTCATACCTCTGTTATTagaattgttgttgtttataTGGGATCTTCTGTTAAATCTAtctctattattattgtagcCACCGCTGTTGCTatagttattaatattgttattatttccattattgttattttgtttaattgtGTCAATCACATTTTCCTGTAGAGTTATACATTTGATAAATCTACCACGAATATAAAGTTCAGGTAATTCTAAAGTCTCGTTAAATTGTGTTAATTTAGCTTGTTTTAAGGTAATATTCATCCATGAATCAACATTATTTAAAGTACCGGTGATTTTTTCGTGCGTTTTTAATTCGATAATTAATTGTTGGTCCTTAGAATtagttaataaatatagaGGTAACATTATTGACAGAAAAAGTAACAATGGTTcctaaatattttcttagTTGCTGGTGGTTGTTTGCGTCAAAAGGtaagaataaataatgaCTACACAAGTCCCTTTGAATAAAAGCCAAAGGTTAAAAAAGTGAATATTGTTGAACCAGTGTGTTATTTCTCTCAGGTCATTCCACTTcaaggataaaaaaaaaataaaatttaatgaaaaaaaagaaaaaaagaaaaggaaaaaaaaaaaaaaaaaaaatattattgcaGGTAGAAGTAACCCGCACATTGCaatgtattaaaaataacatgaAATCCTATATGCCAGGAAAGCCGAGGCGTACGGAATAcagttattattttctttatgtaataaaatcaaaaattcattacataaaaaaaaaaaagaaagaaagaaacgCGTTATTAAtgattaaatttaattgcCTTTTTGggaaatataattttttttttttttttttttttttccctttttccttttttcctttatttAGTTGATTTGATTAGATGCTGAGAAAGCTAGATCgccttttattattacattttcccaattttttttatttcatgtTGATTCAGATCTTTTATGATtctgtttattattataattattaaagttTCATTTTCCTTCAGCATATATATTATCTATGGCtctataaatattaaatatgaaaataaaagagacAGCGAATAataactattattaatatcgTCATTACTGTCCTTAAAACGGCAACtgttcattattatttatttatttgttttttttttttttttttttgtttttttgtttttttgttttttttcctttccttATTTCTTCCccccattttttttggatattATTGCTGATACTATATCACAAACCTTATAATTCAATGGTTCATACAACcgattctttttcttcctcctcCAAATCTGCTGCGAGGTCAGCTGATGACCCCAAAGGAGTGGAATTGTTACCTGCACATTCAAATAACCAACAGCATCAACGccaaaatttatatattgataatgatgaaagCATTGCATTAACAAACAAACTACTGATTAAAAATGCATTACATAATCCTAGAGATGATTATAAAGAGGAAGAAATGGAATTATTCAAAACTCCAATggtaaataaaattcattTTAATTCAGATGTATTACCGTTAGGCACAATTGATAATCCAATATTAGAAATAGCCACATATGGTGGGGTGGATGTTTATGAGTGTTACACAAGAGTGCCAACTGGTCAAATGGTTATGAGAAGAGTTAAAGATAATTGGGTTAATGCTACTCAAATTTTTAAGGTGGGAAAGTTTACTAAAGCTCATAGAACGAAGATTTTggatgaagaaaataaaagaattcGTCACGAAAAAATTCAAGGTGGCTACGGTAGGTTTCAGGGGACTTGGATTCCACTAGAAGAtgcaaaatatataattagtAAATACAGAATACTTCACCCCATAGTGGTGAGATTGTTAAGTTTCGTTTCCGATCCAAATAACCCCGTTCCTAGAAGAGAGAAGATGAATACACTAAAAGTAAAATCACCAAATGCAAGTTTGTTATCCCCTTCAGGGTATAGCAAGACACCAAAGGCCAATAGAAAAGGCAATGCAGATCATAATAGTACTAGTACTACCAATAGTAACAGTAGTAGTGggaaaataacaaaaagtGGACTGAAAAAATCGGCAAGTTTCAacaataagaaaaatagtaataataatataaagaaaCAGTCAAACAGTCTAGCTAGTAACACTGCTACTATTTCTTCAATTCAAAGGATTCCTACTGCTGCTACTTCTTCATTTATGGAAACTCCAATGAAATTGGGTTCTAATGTTTTTGCTACACCTCAACACCAACTTAATGcgcaaaataataataataataataataataataataataataataataataataataataataataacaataatagcaataatagcAACATCAAGAgtaatgacaataataatgccaGCACtaacactaataatagtaatagtaatactgACAGCAATAACAATCTGACTACTGATGATAGTGATCGTACTATTTTATtagataatgaaaataagtCAATTTCTACCGATCAATCACCTTGTAACAATAGGTTATTAGGTTTGGAAAATCAGCAAGGTTTGAGTAGTATTAATTACACACCGAATCATTATATTAGTCAGACAGTCATGAATAAACAGGATACTAGTTTTTTGGCAAATAGAACATATTTAAAGGATGATGTTAGTAATATTTCGTTGAATATTTGTAGTCAAAATACTAAGAacgataaaaataaaaatattgtttcaACAGATCCAAATCATATACAAATAAGCACCAAAGACTATCAACAGAAGGCATATTTAAGAATGACTAATAGATacagtaaaaataatggtgATATTACTGGTTCTTCTAGTACATTTTCTTCGAATTTAAATCCTAAAATTTTTACTCGTAGTCATAATAAAGCACCAGTCACTACCACGGCTACAAGACCATTACAGTTTTATATGTACCCAACTAACAATAGTAGTATGTCGCcggaaaataataataagagcAATATTGTTAGCACACCGCATCAAAATATGGCAACTATTATGCataataatttcaatatCTCATCAAATAGTCAAAGTATAGACACATTTTTAATGCAAAATGGACATGAGCATAATAATGAGAATTTTGATTCCAGTAATGGTAACATTTTTAGCAATGTACCGCCGCTAAACCAATTTAGCAATACCAATTTGTatgccaataataataataataataataatctcataaggggaaaaataattaataattctacTGTGATTCAAAATGGGAAAATCATAACATCCACACCGGCAAACACcattaatttaaaacaaaaaagagcACAACAACACTTTCAGAGAATAAAACAACAGCAAGAAGAACAGCaacatcatttttttccacCACAGATGGTGACAATGATCAATTATCCAAAGCAGAAACATTCTTATGTTAATGCTAATGGTATTGTTAgtaatattgataataatccCGATGGTGCCACTAGTTATATTGATTCTAAACTGTCTAGTACTCCAATGTTCGTTAATAATGCTAAGAACAATAGCACTGTACCAATTAACAATATGGCCATTGATACAGCTAGTGAGGTGGTTGCCACTGAAGAAGAATACAAGATGATGTTGCTGAATATTTTAAGTGGTTccgatgatgataataaaaataatgattatttgtcttatatttcaaaaaaattattaaatccACCATCTAATTTCAACATAGACTTTATTATAGATGAGGAGGGTCACACTACCTTACATTGGGCTGTTTCTATGGGATATTTGCCATTTGTTAGAATATTactatataatttaaaatctgATCCATTAATTTGCAACTCCAAAGGTTTTAATTGTATTACTAAAGcatgtttttataataattgttttaaaaaccaAAGCTTTACAgagtttttatatttgatgCCTCAATGTTTAATTACTCCAGACAGAAACGGTAGATTACCGCTACATTATTTAATGGATTTGAGcgttaataaaaacaaggatcctaaaattattgaacATTATTTGCAATGCATTTTACAGGTTCTTGCTACACCATTTCCGCAGACCTTGCCTAATGGAGAACAAGTAATGATTACGCTGCTGAGCACTGTATTAAATCACCAAGATATTATGGGGAATACTCCCTTGCATTTAGCAGCACTAAATATGAATATCGCTATGTGcgaaaatttattgaatattGGGGCTAATAGAAGCGTTGTGAATTCAGAGGGGGAAACCATGGATTCAATCCTAACGAGATATCAGAATATGTTTAGTAAATCggatgataataattcaCAAATGAGTTTGTCTGCACCAGCTAGAACTACCAaaaacaatagtaataatgatggTACCAAAAATTCTAGTACTGATATCCAGCCTTCTAATATAAATCTTGCTAATAGACATGAATCGGATACTGAATATGGGATTACCAAAAAGACTGATAACATTATTAAGATTAATAAGCATGGTCttacaaattttaaatctaCTAATGGTGCAAGAGAGGTGTTACCAAGATCCCATTCAAGCATATCAAGTTCagttaatattaataacaacgcTAATGATAACAGCCTTAATACTAAAGTAAGAAAGAGAAATAGAACAAACAGTGTTATTGAAATACATAGTAGTAACAGATTAGAAACGGTAGATGAAATTcctaaagaaaaaagcaTGACACcgaatttatttttgcatCAAGCAAACCAaaatactattaataataataatactaacaTTACTGCTCCCGTATCCTCTTCTACTGGTAGTGACGTTGCTAAGGGAAATGGTGATTATGGCAACAAGGCTGGTATCGGTGAtaaaatcataaaaaaagaaaataatagtaaagGCAGTATTCATAGGGATAATGTAGATGATGAACTTTTAGTTGAACCAATATCAGTAAATATTAATGCCAGTTTATCCATGGATCAAAATGgtgataatataaataatgatCATCTTCTTAGCAATGCGGTTGTTACTGCTTCTAATACAAACGCCAACATATCAATACTTAAGTATAACGAAGAAGCATTCAATATGACTGGAGTGAACAAACTTCATGCTGAACCAAATCAGAATTTAAACGGTGTATTTATTGGAAATAGTTTTGCTAATATTAACACCGCCGCAGctgctaataatattagcCTTAACAAGGGAGACGGtatgttgttattatcgcCACAGCTACCATCTAGACAATTAAGTAGTATGAGTAATACTAAGGGGTTAAtaggtaaaaaaatagaatctCAAACTTTGAACAAGACTTTTGAACTATCTCAAAcattcaataattttaggGTGCAATTAGAAAGTTTATATTTAGGCCGATTAGAAAAAATCGCAATTAtggaagaaaaattagagATGTTGAATCAATCGATTGAACATCACAAGAATTTCTTAattaaattgaataaagAACCACAAGAGGACTTAATTAAACAGGAAAAGATTTTGGGTTACAATTACACCAGATATTTGTCGGCCTTGGAGAAAAACCAGGCTTTAAATTTGGCCATCTCTgtagaggaagaagaacgAAAAATTGAACCAGATATGAAAAATGGCATTAAAACCTTAGAAGATAGTGTTGCAGATACAAATGATAAAAGCAAAGATCAGGATGTTGTTTCTAAAAGTGAGGTATTGGATGAAAAATTATcgttaataaaattatgtATAAAATTAACTGTCAGGCAACTGAAAAGGAGACAAACTGTTAATGAAATATGTGAGAACAAGggattattaaataatgaaaaattatttaaatataggAGGTTGATTGGTCGTTCAATCCAAGATATTGATTCTAAATTGGATGATATCGAAAGGGATCTCCgtgaaaatgaagaagaagagatTGGAgtttgattattattgtgtATTGTTTAATACGAATATTTGATGGTTTAATTTATGTATTTTAGTGTACTCAATGTAACATCTTAAAAAGggtaaaaccaaaaaaaaatttattatttttgtttatttttagatatGAAGATTTATTAGTGAAGAGAGTAGGAATACCTTAATTTggaaggaaaagaaaaatatagaaattaaacaaatgtATGAGATAATAAGTAGCTTACCCTGAATATGAACCGAAGTTGgcgacaaaaaaaaaaaaaaaaaaaaaaaaaaaaaaacggaTTCTCGGTATCACAGATGTATGTTTATCTCGGAATGATTATCCTTCTCAGAACTTACTGAAGGAAAATGTTaacaagataaaaaaagagctAAAGCTTCAAATTcatattgaatattttcattgtttgataaaattatgGTGCAAAGGtgttataatttttgtacctttatttttttttccccaaTGATTTTTGTGCCCTTTTTCTAAAGCTAATTTTCAACTgctattgaaaaaaaaaaaaaataagtcgtttctttttttctttttgattttttctatGATGGAGCAACGCACATGCTTCAATAAAACATACAATTATCTTGTCTTTTAtttacaatatatatatatatatatatatttgatggactcttgttattgttattatcaaaaaaaattttttttttttcttttttttttttttactatatTTAAGTTTGATACCCAACTTTTAGACTCAAAGCTAACTCTACCTACTAAATACCTTCTAGGTGTGGTTTTAATTCCTAATAacagggaaaaaaaaaaaaattaataaaaacgcAAAACCAagattttttcttatttccTAAAAGAGATTAAACAATGGATCAACAATATATTGCTGAATTAGAACAAACTTTAAGTGTTGTTGTGGTTCCAAACAACGCTAATTTGAAAGATGCCACTAATTTattgacaaaaaaattttattcagAACAAAGAAGTTTACCGGCTTTGATTCACATTTTACAAACCAATCAATCTAATGAATTAAGACAATTAGCTGGTATTGAAGCCAGAAAATTAGTTTTCCAATATTGGAAGCAAC
This window harbors:
- the LSM4 gene encoding U6 snRNA complex subunit LSM4 (similar to Saccharomyces cerevisiae YER112W | LSM4 | Like SM), with amino-acid sequence MLPLYLLTNSKDQQLIIELKTHEKITGTLNNVDSWMNITLKQAKLTQFNETLELPELYIRGRFIKCITLQENVIDTIKQNNNNGNNNNINNYSNSGGYNNNRDRFNRRSHINNNNSNNRGMRRSYYNNSNGSYNQQHHHHNGYLNNNSNNNNNTNNNNNNRQSRVYYYDNNNNNNGSNNNNTRSGLGGYVQFHQPRDVIESSTNGNSQL
- the SWI4 gene encoding SBF complex DNA-binding subunit SWI4 (similar to Saccharomyces cerevisiae YER111C | SWI4 | SWItching deficient), which encodes MVHTTDSFSSSSKSAARSADDPKGVELLPAHSNNQQHQRQNLYIDNDESIALTNKLLIKNALHNPRDDYKEEEMELFKTPMVNKIHFNSDVLPLGTIDNPILEIATYGGVDVYECYTRVPTGQMVMRRVKDNWVNATQIFKVGKFTKAHRTKILDEENKRIRHEKIQGGYGRFQGTWIPLEDAKYIISKYRILHPIVVRLLSFVSDPNNPVPRREKMNTLKVKSPNASLLSPSGYSKTPKANRKGNADHNSTSTTNSNSSSGKITKSGLKKSASFNNKKNSNNNIKKQSNSLASNTATISSIQRIPTAATSSFMETPMKLGSNVFATPQHQLNAQNNNNNNNNNNNNNNNNNNNNNNNSNNSNIKSNDNNNASTNTNNSNSNTDSNNNLTTDDSDRTILLDNENKSISTDQSPCNNRLLGLENQQGLSSINYTPNHYISQTVMNKQDTSFLANRTYLKDDVSNISLNICSQNTKNDKNKNIVSTDPNHIQISTKDYQQKAYLRMTNRYSKNNGDITGSSSTFSSNLNPKIFTRSHNKAPVTTTATRPLQFYMYPTNNSSMSPENNNKSNIVSTPHQNMATIMHNNFNISSNSQSIDTFLMQNGHEHNNENFDSSNGNIFSNVPPLNQFSNTNLYANNNNNNNNLIRGKIINNSTVIQNGKIITSTPANTINLKQKRAQQHFQRIKQQQEEQQHHFFPPQMVTMINYPKQKHSYVNANGIVSNIDNNPDGATSYIDSKLSSTPMFVNNAKNNSTVPINNMAIDTASEVVATEEEYKMMLLNILSGSDDDNKNNDYLSYISKKLLNPPSNFNIDFIIDEEGHTTLHWAVSMGYLPFVRILLYNLKSDPLICNSKGFNCITKACFYNNCFKNQSFTEFLYLMPQCLITPDRNGRLPLHYLMDLSVNKNKDPKIIEHYLQCILQVLATPFPQTLPNGEQVMITLLSTVLNHQDIMGNTPLHLAALNMNIAMCENLLNIGANRSVVNSEGETMDSILTRYQNMFSKSDDNNSQMSLSAPARTTKNNSNNDGTKNSSTDIQPSNINLANRHESDTEYGITKKTDNIIKINKHGLTNFKSTNGAREVLPRSHSSISSSVNINNNANDNSLNTKVRKRNRTNSVIEIHSSNRLETVDEIPKEKSMTPNLFLHQANQNTINNNNTNITAPVSSSTGSDVAKGNGDYGNKAGIGDKIIKKENNSKGSIHRDNVDDELLVEPISVNINASLSMDQNGDNINNDHLLSNAVVTASNTNANISILKYNEEAFNMTGVNKLHAEPNQNLNGVFIGNSFANINTAAAANNISLNKGDGMLLLSPQLPSRQLSSMSNTKGLIGKKIESQTLNKTFELSQTFNNFRVQLESLYLGRLEKIAIMEEKLEMLNQSIEHHKNFLIKLNKEPQEDLIKQEKILGYNYTRYLSALEKNQALNLAISVEEEERKIEPDMKNGIKTLEDSVADTNDKSKDQDVVSKSEVLDEKLSLIKLCIKLTVRQLKRRQTVNEICENKGLLNNEKLFKYRRLIGRSIQDIDSKLDDIERDLRENEEEEIGV